Proteins from one Mycobacterium sp. EPa45 genomic window:
- a CDS encoding acyl-CoA dehydrogenase family protein, giving the protein MSDGDYGVSLSAADRDFRDEVQAFLASALTTEIRSSQGGETGRLDRMRLWQNLLHQAGLAAISWPTEFGGRSATPVQQLIFNAEMAAARAPEPINRSAINQLGPTIIQWGTDEQRSQYLPRILSAEDVWCQGFSEPDAGSDLAALKTKAAIDGDDLVVTGQKVWTSKAQYANRIYFLARTDPQAEPRDGISYLLADLATDGIEVRPIRQITGDAEFNEVFFDGARVPLANVLGPLHQGWRVAKSTLGYERVGQSRTHRIERRLDILVAMAQEPNALSDSGLNDQYVADHIVRFAAQVEALRQIAAQATAAGVRGVSPGPEASVAKLLTSELDQAMANFGLDLAGPAGTLERGSPGAAKNGNVAKSYLLMRAATFGAGTSEIQRNVIAERLLGLPRDP; this is encoded by the coding sequence GTGAGCGACGGTGACTACGGTGTCTCCTTGTCGGCCGCCGATCGCGACTTTCGGGACGAGGTGCAGGCATTCCTGGCATCGGCACTGACGACGGAGATCCGATCGAGCCAGGGTGGTGAGACAGGGCGTCTCGACCGAATGCGGTTGTGGCAGAACCTGCTCCACCAGGCGGGCCTCGCCGCCATCTCATGGCCAACGGAGTTCGGCGGGCGCAGCGCCACTCCGGTCCAGCAATTGATCTTCAACGCCGAGATGGCTGCCGCCCGCGCGCCAGAACCGATCAACCGAAGCGCGATCAACCAACTCGGTCCGACGATCATCCAATGGGGCACCGACGAACAGCGCTCGCAGTACCTGCCACGCATTCTCTCGGCCGAAGACGTATGGTGCCAGGGCTTCAGTGAACCCGACGCCGGCAGCGATCTCGCGGCGCTGAAGACGAAGGCCGCCATCGACGGCGACGATCTCGTGGTCACCGGCCAGAAGGTGTGGACGTCCAAGGCGCAGTATGCGAACCGGATCTATTTCCTGGCACGCACCGATCCGCAGGCCGAGCCCCGCGACGGGATCAGCTACCTGCTCGCCGACCTTGCCACCGATGGCATCGAGGTGCGGCCCATCCGACAGATCACCGGCGACGCCGAGTTCAACGAAGTCTTCTTCGACGGTGCACGAGTTCCGTTGGCCAACGTTCTCGGCCCCCTGCACCAGGGCTGGCGAGTGGCGAAGTCGACACTGGGTTATGAACGCGTCGGCCAGAGCCGTACCCACCGCATCGAGCGCCGGCTCGACATCTTGGTCGCCATGGCGCAGGAACCGAATGCGTTGAGCGACAGCGGATTGAACGATCAATACGTCGCCGACCATATCGTCCGCTTCGCCGCCCAGGTCGAGGCGTTACGCCAAATTGCCGCTCAGGCAACCGCGGCCGGCGTGCGCGGCGTCAGCCCCGGACCGGAGGCCTCGGTCGCCAAGCTGCTGACCTCCGAACTGGACCAGGCGATGGCCAACTTCGGACTCGACCTCGCCGGTCCGGCCGGCACCCTCGAACGGGGGTCCCCTGGCGCCGCGAAGAACGGCAACGTCGCCAAGAGCTATCTGCTGATGCGTGCCGCCACCTTTGGCGCCGGGACCTCAGAGATCCAGCGAAATGTCATTGCCGAGCGACTCTTGGGGCTGCCGCGTGACCCCTGA
- a CDS encoding acyl-CoA dehydrogenase family protein gives MTPDSEPSLIDVADTAAELAELRSAADDILAHAWSVERTRRLLGQTGGCFDADACKTVVDVGWPDVMVPESRGGGGGGLRELCVLAEAAGAVALPVPLVSMAAAAWCEARCVQDVTLLLDDTQATVTDSGVTGHWPLVPFGAIANRLLVLAYRDGEPLLGVVDASGPGVRCDAERPLDQSPAGRISLDDAPLDVIATGAEAANRHRDARFRAQLATVSELIGIASAANEAAVDYAKVRVTFGRPIGSRQAIKHRLVDQRSAIEVARALVNRAADACELGHPDTEALVSLAVFWAIDSLRRVPEGATQVFGGIAYTWEHDAHVYLRRAATCVAMLGSRAHHREVVTRWLQSR, from the coding sequence GTGACCCCTGACTCCGAACCGTCGTTGATCGACGTCGCGGATACCGCCGCGGAATTGGCCGAATTGCGGTCCGCTGCGGACGACATCCTCGCGCACGCGTGGTCCGTCGAGCGCACCCGCCGACTGCTCGGCCAGACCGGCGGGTGCTTCGACGCTGACGCCTGCAAAACCGTCGTGGACGTGGGCTGGCCCGATGTCATGGTTCCCGAATCGCGGGGTGGCGGCGGGGGCGGGCTGCGCGAACTGTGTGTGCTCGCCGAGGCGGCGGGCGCGGTCGCGCTGCCCGTTCCGCTGGTGTCGATGGCCGCCGCAGCCTGGTGCGAGGCGCGGTGCGTCCAGGACGTCACCCTGCTGCTCGACGACACCCAAGCGACGGTGACCGACTCCGGTGTGACAGGACACTGGCCGCTGGTTCCGTTCGGAGCGATCGCCAACCGCCTGCTCGTGCTCGCCTATCGCGACGGCGAGCCTCTGCTGGGCGTTGTCGACGCCAGCGGCCCCGGCGTCCGCTGTGACGCCGAGCGGCCGCTCGATCAATCGCCGGCGGGGCGCATTTCGCTCGACGATGCCCCGCTGGACGTGATCGCCACCGGCGCCGAGGCGGCGAACCGCCACCGGGACGCCCGGTTTCGCGCGCAGCTCGCGACAGTATCGGAGTTGATCGGGATCGCGTCGGCCGCCAACGAGGCCGCGGTCGACTACGCGAAGGTGCGCGTGACGTTCGGCCGGCCGATCGGCAGCAGGCAGGCCATCAAGCACCGGCTGGTGGATCAGCGCTCAGCGATCGAAGTGGCTCGCGCACTGGTGAATCGCGCCGCCGACGCGTGCGAACTGGGTCATCCGGACACCGAGGCGCTGGTGTCGTTGGCCGTGTTCTGGGCGATCGACTCACTGCGCCGCGTCCCCGAAGGCGCGACCCAGGTGTTCGGGGGAATTGCATACACGTGGGAGCACGACGCCCACGTCTACCTGCGCCGCGCGGCGACCTGCGTGGCGATGCTCGGGTCGCGCGCGCACCATCGCGAGGTGGTGACGCGCTGGCTGCAATCGCGCTAG
- a CDS encoding cytochrome P450, with protein sequence MVTMKALSDARFDDAEFYLGDPNATFRELRETDPVHWYEQGKFWVVTKYDDIKTISARPEKFKSERIAIMMDLIAHREGRDPQGYGGRGILFMDPPEHRAHRKAIGVRFTPAAVAKLEARVRQVIATIFDDLPAGEFDWIERVAEPFPVYVFAYLLGVPEADWPKVAGWATTIAKVGSGVAEDGDMELIFGEVAPYLMELVAERAKDPTDDLLSMLSQVRIDGEPFNEIQVMTYALTLLAAGSETTQSLIAGIAACFDMHPEQAQQAFADPEVGTNAVEEVLRWWTPVMSMARQAAQDVEVRGATIREGDGLLLAYASANRDAEHWGPSAELFDVHRADAAGHLGFGVGEHFCMGAALARREARMVLDEVIKRAKGIHVTGVAELRPSSLVHTYDRLPVTLDYR encoded by the coding sequence ATGGTGACCATGAAAGCCCTGTCCGACGCCCGTTTCGACGACGCGGAGTTCTATCTCGGCGATCCCAACGCGACGTTCCGCGAGCTCCGCGAGACCGACCCGGTGCACTGGTACGAGCAGGGCAAGTTCTGGGTCGTCACCAAGTATGACGACATCAAGACCATCTCGGCGCGACCGGAGAAGTTCAAGTCCGAGCGAATCGCGATCATGATGGATCTCATCGCCCATCGCGAGGGCCGCGACCCGCAGGGCTATGGGGGCCGGGGCATCTTGTTCATGGATCCGCCGGAGCACCGCGCCCACCGGAAGGCAATCGGTGTCAGGTTCACGCCCGCGGCCGTCGCGAAGCTCGAAGCGCGGGTGCGGCAGGTGATCGCCACGATCTTCGACGATCTGCCCGCCGGGGAGTTCGACTGGATCGAACGGGTCGCCGAACCGTTCCCGGTCTACGTTTTCGCGTACCTGCTCGGGGTGCCCGAGGCGGATTGGCCGAAGGTTGCCGGGTGGGCGACGACGATCGCCAAGGTGGGCAGCGGAGTTGCCGAGGACGGCGACATGGAGTTGATCTTCGGTGAGGTCGCCCCGTATCTGATGGAACTGGTCGCCGAGCGGGCCAAGGACCCGACCGACGACCTGCTGAGCATGCTGTCGCAGGTGCGGATCGATGGCGAGCCGTTCAACGAGATTCAGGTGATGACCTATGCGCTGACCCTGCTGGCCGCCGGCAGCGAGACCACGCAGAGCCTGATCGCAGGCATCGCAGCATGTTTCGACATGCACCCTGAACAAGCACAGCAGGCTTTTGCCGACCCGGAGGTGGGCACCAACGCCGTCGAAGAAGTGTTGCGGTGGTGGACCCCGGTGATGAGCATGGCCCGGCAGGCCGCCCAAGATGTCGAAGTCCGCGGCGCGACGATCCGCGAGGGCGACGGGCTGCTGTTGGCCTATGCCTCGGCGAACCGCGATGCCGAGCACTGGGGGCCCAGCGCCGAACTGTTCGACGTCCACCGAGCTGACGCCGCCGGGCACCTCGGATTCGGTGTGGGAGAGCACTTCTGCATGGGAGCCGCCCTCGCTCGCCGGGAAGCCCGCATGGTTCTCGACGAAGTGATCAAGCGGGCCAAGGGTATTCATGTCACCGGCGTGGCGGAGTTGCGGCCCTCGTCACTGGTGCACACCTACGACCGGTTGCCGGTGACACTCGACTACCGCTGA
- a CDS encoding CoA transferase — protein sequence MTDTVPSAGFLSGVRVLQLGDGVAASAAAALLASLGADVTRSATSDIPRIGPLIDTPAGSRPAVDLVLDRQKHLLEHAAEPATVAADIVIADGATPPPDTATVLVTISQFGLDGPDAGGAVAELVAQASGGLLATIEDGSGSPVPAPGYIASKAVGAVAALAALHGLDRRHRDHDAVHIDVSAQEAVIFTAALPECAHVMYRCPGRAGSGRYLAPSGVFGCRDGLVRITAVENHQWKGLLAALGDPDWAAGLDERSARIEHADLINSHVTDWTRTRAKADCAAILQANGVPSTPVNQPGELLTSPQLDHRSALQTASLAGQTATVLGPPWTVTRGHHADHQPAPGLQGLRIAELTHVLAGPIVGALLGAMGADVTRLEDPDRLDIYRRTGPFADGIAGPERGAYYAVANHSKRSVLIDGAADVAAALASSDVLIENVGTSRLQRLGVDPTALADSGRLTLRVSGFGSDGPLAGYRVYANNVQAYGGLAGLTTGADGEPARLGTVIADPLSSVVGAVVIAAWAVGPLRSTGAVIDLSMSEVVASTVAEYLAAASTSDVVAELPAHRGAYATTNQRWVAVELTGAQCEPDRIETVAALIATNRADDAVLKLRGAGIVAAKIRRADELVSDPHLAARGFFPEIDHPDPDVRRGRLVGLPWRFAGEGAVPLGPPPALGSSRIDVERTVRSNATA from the coding sequence ATGACCGACACTGTGCCATCCGCCGGATTCCTTTCCGGCGTACGGGTGCTGCAACTCGGTGACGGCGTTGCCGCCTCCGCGGCGGCCGCGCTGCTCGCAAGTCTCGGAGCCGATGTCACCCGTTCGGCAACCTCGGACATTCCGCGAATCGGACCGCTGATCGACACTCCTGCAGGGTCGCGACCCGCCGTCGATCTCGTACTCGACAGGCAGAAGCACCTTCTCGAGCATGCCGCCGAACCGGCGACGGTGGCTGCCGACATCGTCATCGCCGACGGGGCCACGCCGCCGCCGGACACCGCCACCGTGCTCGTCACGATTTCCCAGTTCGGCCTGGACGGTCCCGACGCCGGTGGGGCCGTCGCCGAATTGGTGGCACAGGCCAGCGGCGGACTCCTGGCCACGATCGAGGACGGCTCCGGCAGCCCCGTCCCGGCCCCGGGGTACATCGCGTCCAAGGCGGTCGGTGCCGTCGCCGCCCTCGCCGCGCTGCACGGCTTGGACCGCCGCCATCGCGACCACGACGCCGTCCACATCGACGTGTCGGCTCAAGAAGCGGTGATCTTCACTGCCGCGCTGCCCGAGTGCGCGCATGTGATGTACCGGTGTCCCGGCCGGGCCGGCAGCGGGCGCTATCTGGCGCCGTCGGGCGTCTTCGGATGTCGTGACGGTCTGGTCCGGATCACCGCGGTCGAAAACCACCAGTGGAAGGGCCTGCTCGCCGCCCTCGGCGATCCGGACTGGGCGGCCGGCCTCGACGAGCGATCGGCCCGTATCGAGCACGCCGACCTGATCAACTCTCACGTGACCGACTGGACGCGCACGCGCGCCAAAGCGGACTGTGCGGCGATCCTGCAGGCCAATGGTGTGCCGTCCACTCCGGTCAACCAGCCGGGAGAACTACTGACCTCCCCGCAGCTCGATCACCGGTCGGCACTGCAAACCGCAAGCCTCGCCGGGCAAACCGCCACAGTGCTCGGGCCGCCGTGGACGGTCACGCGCGGTCACCACGCAGACCATCAGCCAGCGCCAGGGCTGCAGGGGTTGCGGATCGCCGAGCTCACCCATGTACTCGCCGGACCGATCGTCGGGGCGCTGCTGGGCGCCATGGGGGCCGACGTGACGCGTCTGGAGGATCCCGACCGGCTGGACATCTATCGGCGCACCGGACCGTTCGCGGACGGGATCGCCGGACCCGAGCGCGGGGCCTACTACGCGGTCGCCAATCACTCGAAGCGCAGCGTTCTGATAGACGGCGCCGCCGATGTCGCTGCTGCGCTGGCCTCGTCCGACGTGCTGATCGAGAATGTCGGCACATCCCGGCTGCAGCGACTGGGTGTCGACCCGACCGCCCTCGCCGACTCAGGGCGATTGACGCTTCGGGTGTCAGGCTTCGGCTCCGATGGCCCGCTCGCCGGATACCGGGTGTACGCCAACAACGTTCAGGCGTATGGCGGCCTTGCGGGGCTGACCACCGGCGCCGACGGAGAACCCGCGCGACTCGGAACCGTCATCGCCGATCCGCTGTCGTCGGTGGTTGGTGCTGTCGTCATCGCCGCCTGGGCAGTGGGTCCGCTCAGATCCACCGGTGCCGTAATCGACCTGTCGATGTCGGAGGTGGTGGCGTCGACCGTCGCCGAGTATCTCGCGGCGGCGTCCACGTCGGACGTGGTTGCTGAGCTGCCCGCGCACCGCGGCGCGTACGCCACCACCAACCAACGGTGGGTTGCCGTCGAACTGACGGGCGCGCAGTGCGAGCCCGACCGGATCGAAACCGTCGCAGCCCTGATCGCGACCAACCGCGCCGACGACGCGGTGCTCAAGTTGCGCGGCGCGGGCATCGTCGCGGCGAAGATCCGCCGGGCCGACGAACTGGTGAGCGATCCGCACCTCGCTGCCCGTGGTTTCTTCCCCGAGATCGACCACCCCGACCCTGACGTGCGCCGCGGTCGATTGGTCGGTCTCCCATGGCGATTCGCCGGGGAAGGTGCCGTACCGCTCGGCCCGCCACCGGCACTGGGAAGTTCACGTATCGACGTCGAGAGGACAGTGCGTTCCAATGCCACCGCCTGA
- a CDS encoding thiolase family protein, giving the protein MTGTHIAGIGVTPFGKHGDVSVAELGVRAAQTALEDAGLGYPDIGEVFTASALAGPQTGLKVALELGRTGIPVTATESASAGGMVALRHAVWAVASGRCRTALAIGYEKTTSLEPGGVVPAAVGFWDRFPPQTHYAIEAARWLHDAGCGPEVIAAVAAKSYNQARLNPLAARRNEQPVTVDEVLAARIVAEPLTKMMCHASVDGAAAVVVSRDATARSVAVSSIEQTSWPEDPRWPLVGPVVGPPSQITATAQRAYASAGVQPGDIGVVSLHDMCASEEITALIAMGLTDSDGVIKLAESGGLGHDGVLPTNTDGGCIARGHPIGATGLAQAAEIVRQLRGEADSRQVANPRVGLAQSVGGGGSCAIAVLGA; this is encoded by the coding sequence ATGACGGGCACCCATATCGCAGGTATCGGCGTCACCCCGTTCGGCAAGCATGGCGACGTTTCAGTAGCCGAGCTCGGCGTCAGGGCCGCGCAAACGGCGCTCGAGGATGCCGGACTTGGCTACCCCGACATCGGAGAGGTGTTCACCGCGTCGGCGTTGGCCGGACCGCAGACCGGGCTGAAAGTCGCATTGGAGTTGGGCCGCACCGGAATTCCGGTGACCGCGACGGAGAGCGCGTCGGCGGGCGGGATGGTCGCGCTGCGGCACGCGGTCTGGGCGGTCGCTTCGGGTCGGTGTCGCACCGCGCTGGCGATCGGCTACGAAAAGACGACATCGCTGGAGCCGGGCGGGGTGGTCCCGGCCGCGGTGGGCTTCTGGGATCGCTTCCCGCCACAGACGCACTACGCCATCGAGGCGGCGCGCTGGCTCCACGACGCGGGCTGCGGGCCCGAGGTGATCGCCGCGGTCGCGGCCAAGTCGTACAACCAGGCCCGTCTCAATCCGCTCGCGGCACGGCGCAACGAACAACCCGTCACGGTGGACGAGGTACTCGCGGCGCGCATCGTGGCCGAGCCGCTGACGAAGATGATGTGTCACGCCTCGGTGGACGGCGCGGCTGCCGTCGTTGTGTCCCGCGACGCGACGGCCCGTTCGGTGGCCGTGTCGTCGATCGAACAGACCAGCTGGCCCGAGGACCCGCGATGGCCGCTGGTCGGCCCGGTGGTCGGACCGCCTTCGCAAATCACCGCCACCGCGCAACGCGCCTATGCGTCGGCCGGCGTGCAGCCGGGCGATATCGGTGTGGTGTCGTTGCACGACATGTGCGCCAGCGAAGAGATCACCGCGCTGATCGCCATGGGACTGACGGATTCGGATGGCGTGATCAAGCTGGCCGAATCAGGCGGTTTGGGACACGACGGTGTTCTGCCCACCAATACCGACGGTGGCTGCATCGCCAGGGGCCATCCGATCGGTGCGACCGGACTCGCCCAGGCGGCAGAGATCGTGCGCCAACTTCGTGGCGAAGCGGATTCGCGCCAGGTCGCCAACCCCCGCGTCGGGCTCGCCCAGTCCGTGGGCGGCGGCGGCTCGTGCGCGATCGCAGTACTCGGCGCCTGA
- a CDS encoding CaiB/BaiF CoA-transferase family protein, whose protein sequence is MSGPMSGVRVLEVAQWTFVPAAGAVLADWGADVIKIEHPVTGDSQRGLRQLGHVAIEGNRNPVMEHANRGKRSVALDISTPDGHELLMDIARTSDVFLTNFLPDARRKLRIDVDDLRSVNPKVIYARGSAYGPLGSDAGTGGYDMTGFWSRAGGALGSTPSDLDGVVPQPGPAYGDSIGGMTIAGGISAALFERERTGRARVVDISLLGVGVWANGVAINAALVSGQPWVTNPSGANVTPNNPLVGFYRTSDGRFLSLSMLQGYRFFGEFCRRVGLADLAADQRFASHELLAANAPEAIAVLRDVIGAHPLEHWRKALDGFDGQWAPVQNTVEVAADPQVRANGNVVNVEQDGETFDLAASPVLFDETALELSPMPEFGANTEELILELGGDWDRIMSLKESGTIA, encoded by the coding sequence ATGAGCGGCCCGATGTCCGGCGTGCGCGTGCTCGAGGTCGCTCAGTGGACATTTGTCCCTGCCGCCGGGGCGGTGCTCGCGGACTGGGGAGCCGACGTCATCAAAATCGAACATCCGGTGACGGGTGACTCGCAGCGGGGGCTGCGCCAGCTCGGACACGTCGCAATCGAGGGCAACCGCAACCCGGTGATGGAGCATGCAAATCGCGGTAAACGATCGGTGGCACTGGACATATCGACGCCGGATGGTCACGAGTTGCTGATGGACATCGCCCGCACCAGCGACGTGTTCCTGACCAATTTCCTTCCCGACGCGCGGCGCAAGTTGCGGATCGACGTCGACGACCTGCGGTCGGTCAATCCGAAAGTGATTTACGCACGTGGAAGCGCCTACGGGCCGCTGGGATCCGACGCAGGCACCGGCGGCTACGACATGACCGGCTTCTGGAGCCGTGCGGGCGGCGCGTTGGGTTCGACCCCAAGTGATTTGGATGGCGTTGTGCCGCAGCCCGGCCCGGCGTATGGGGATTCGATCGGTGGCATGACGATCGCCGGTGGAATCTCGGCCGCCCTCTTCGAGCGGGAACGTACCGGGCGCGCGCGGGTGGTCGATATCTCGCTGCTCGGTGTCGGCGTCTGGGCAAATGGCGTGGCAATCAACGCCGCTCTGGTCAGTGGACAACCGTGGGTGACCAACCCGAGTGGTGCGAACGTCACCCCGAACAATCCACTCGTCGGCTTCTATCGCACCAGTGATGGCCGCTTCCTTAGTCTTTCGATGCTGCAGGGCTACCGGTTCTTCGGCGAGTTCTGTCGGCGCGTTGGCCTGGCTGACCTTGCCGCCGACCAGCGCTTCGCAAGCCACGAATTGCTCGCCGCCAACGCACCGGAGGCCATCGCGGTGCTCCGCGACGTGATCGGAGCCCATCCACTGGAGCACTGGCGGAAGGCGCTCGACGGCTTCGACGGTCAATGGGCGCCCGTCCAGAACACCGTCGAAGTTGCGGCCGATCCTCAGGTGCGCGCGAATGGCAACGTCGTCAACGTCGAGCAGGACGGCGAGACCTTCGACCTCGCGGCCAGCCCGGTGCTGTTCGACGAGACAGCGCTGGAGCTGAGTCCGATGCCCGAATTCGGCGCCAACACAGAGGAACTCATTCTCGAATTGGGCGGAGACTGGGACCGCATCATGTCGCTCAAGGAAAGCGGCACGATCGCCTGA
- a CDS encoding CaiB/BaiF CoA-transferase family protein, whose product MTGALSHLRVCDLSGQLAGAGATKILAAFGAQVIRVEDPATNGLWDALRGVGPYVDERRGINLGAGFNNHNVGKYGVTINLRFDEGRELLRELVAVSDVVCENFAAGVMEKRGFGYDQLRAIKPDIVYVSNCGFGHTGPYREFKTWGPIVQAMSGLTYTSGLPNTEPAGWGYSYMDHGSAFYMTIAIMAALHHRARTGEGQHVDLATVPAGISMLPTEVLNWTVNGKPTAPQGNRADFGEYAPHGIYPCLGDDRWIAIACRDDRDVALLAKVLDEPGLTADRFATLSQRLAAADELDALIAAASGNHDSQALAADLASAGVPASVVKSPPERIDGDPDLAALGLFPRVVHPEMGPVHVEGVPMRFSATNWEISQAAPTLGQHNREILGELLGHNDGELERWAQRGVI is encoded by the coding sequence GTGACAGGCGCGTTGTCCCACCTGCGGGTGTGCGATCTCAGTGGCCAACTGGCCGGCGCGGGCGCCACCAAGATCCTGGCCGCATTCGGCGCGCAGGTCATCCGGGTCGAGGACCCGGCAACCAACGGACTGTGGGACGCGCTGCGCGGTGTGGGCCCGTACGTCGACGAACGCCGCGGGATCAACCTGGGTGCCGGATTCAACAACCACAACGTCGGCAAGTACGGGGTCACGATCAATCTCCGATTCGACGAGGGCCGGGAGCTGCTGCGCGAACTCGTCGCCGTCAGCGACGTGGTGTGCGAGAACTTTGCCGCGGGCGTGATGGAAAAGCGCGGGTTCGGTTACGACCAACTGCGCGCGATCAAGCCGGACATCGTCTACGTGTCGAATTGCGGCTTCGGCCACACCGGTCCCTATCGGGAGTTCAAGACCTGGGGTCCGATCGTGCAGGCGATGAGCGGCTTGACCTACACCTCAGGTCTGCCCAACACCGAGCCGGCAGGCTGGGGCTACTCGTATATGGATCACGGGTCCGCGTTCTACATGACCATCGCCATCATGGCCGCCCTGCATCATCGCGCGCGCACCGGGGAAGGCCAACACGTCGATCTGGCAACGGTGCCGGCCGGCATCTCGATGCTGCCGACCGAAGTTCTCAATTGGACAGTCAACGGTAAACCGACTGCGCCACAGGGTAATCGGGCGGACTTCGGCGAATACGCACCGCACGGCATTTATCCCTGTCTCGGTGATGACCGCTGGATCGCCATCGCGTGCCGCGATGACCGCGACGTCGCGCTGCTCGCCAAGGTGCTCGACGAGCCGGGCCTGACAGCCGACCGGTTCGCCACCTTATCCCAACGGCTGGCCGCCGCCGACGAACTGGACGCCTTGATCGCAGCAGCCAGCGGGAACCACGACTCCCAAGCGCTGGCCGCCGATCTCGCTTCGGCCGGTGTTCCGGCCAGCGTGGTCAAGAGCCCGCCTGAGCGAATCGACGGCGATCCCGATCTCGCGGCACTCGGCCTGTTTCCTCGAGTCGTGCACCCGGAAATGGGACCCGTTCACGTCGAAGGGGTGCCGATGAGATTCTCGGCAACAAACTGGGAGATCAGCCAGGCCGCACCCACATTGGGACAACACAACCGGGAGATTCTGGGGGAGTTGTTGGGCCACAACGACGGCGAGCTGGAGCGATGGGCGCAGCGAGGTGTGATCTGA
- a CDS encoding CoA transferase — MGAARCDLSTLADLRVVEIGGQFTAIGGRVLAELGAEVIVVEPPEGSPQRLRPPFVDDEPGTDRSLRWWAGNVGKHSVTIDLKSPSGIDALRTLIHSADIVIAAGDRLAEGAINYHDAAAAHPRLIWVSVTPFGLGSARADQPVTDLTVLAGAGPVWNCGYDDHSLPPMRGAGDQSVNIAGMYAAIGALIALAHRDHTGVGQLVDINVTAACNVTCEQTTYHWLVNQAICLRQTGRHAYPTPSSPVQVRCADGHYATTGVLPRKPEDFRGLIQWLQELGLTDDLPEAVFLELAASRDTPVDISLIGEDDETTAILSAARDAVRLIASRLPAKEFFLASQRRGFAAGAILPPHEAFDDEHTVARGLHVQVPHPELDRTIVYPGPPYLFSASEPGKPTRAPLLGEHNHLLDDLAR, encoded by the coding sequence ATGGGCGCAGCGAGGTGTGATCTGAGCACGCTCGCCGATCTCCGGGTGGTCGAAATCGGTGGTCAGTTCACCGCGATCGGCGGCCGGGTGCTGGCCGAGCTCGGTGCCGAAGTCATCGTCGTCGAGCCACCGGAGGGCTCGCCACAACGCCTGCGCCCGCCCTTCGTCGACGACGAGCCCGGGACCGATCGCAGCCTGCGCTGGTGGGCTGGTAACGTCGGGAAGCACAGTGTCACAATTGATTTGAAATCGCCCTCGGGAATCGATGCATTGCGCACGCTGATCCACAGCGCCGACATCGTCATCGCCGCGGGAGACCGGTTGGCCGAGGGAGCCATCAACTATCACGATGCCGCGGCAGCACACCCGCGTCTGATCTGGGTATCGGTGACGCCGTTCGGACTTGGCAGCGCCCGCGCCGATCAGCCGGTCACCGACCTGACCGTCCTGGCCGGCGCTGGTCCGGTGTGGAATTGCGGATACGACGATCACTCCCTGCCGCCGATGCGTGGCGCGGGTGACCAGTCCGTCAACATCGCCGGTATGTACGCGGCCATCGGAGCGCTGATTGCCTTGGCGCATCGCGACCACACGGGCGTCGGTCAGCTCGTCGACATCAACGTGACCGCCGCCTGCAACGTGACCTGCGAACAGACGACCTACCACTGGCTGGTCAACCAAGCCATATGCCTGCGCCAGACCGGCCGCCACGCCTACCCGACACCCAGTTCACCAGTCCAGGTGCGCTGCGCCGATGGGCATTACGCGACCACCGGTGTGCTGCCGCGCAAGCCGGAGGATTTCCGTGGGCTGATCCAGTGGCTCCAGGAACTCGGGCTCACCGACGACCTACCCGAAGCGGTGTTCCTCGAACTCGCCGCCAGCCGGGACACCCCCGTCGACATATCACTCATCGGCGAGGACGACGAGACCACCGCGATTCTGTCCGCGGCGCGAGATGCCGTCAGGTTGATCGCCTCACGGCTGCCCGCCAAGGAATTCTTCCTCGCCAGCCAACGTCGCGGGTTCGCCGCCGGGGCGATCCTTCCGCCCCACGAGGCCTTCGACGACGAGCACACGGTGGCACGAGGGCTACACGTTCAGGTGCCGCACCCTGAGCTCGACCGCACGATCGTCTACCCCGGGCCCCCGTACCTGTTCAGCGCGTCTGAGCCCGGCAAGCCAACGCGAGCACCGCTGTTGGGCGAGCACAATCACCTTCTCGACGACCTCGCCCGGTGA
- a CDS encoding VOC family protein: MNHRLTHIGVCVRDIATSTAFYCTALGFTKIGEMHVDDEASARLLEVPDLSLTLVYLERDGFRIELLGYDTPETSEGPPRRMNTLGLTHLSFRVTDIDGLAETIVAHGGQLLAERTVTFGGGNRAMMFTDPDGNFIELVERVTPPVHD; the protein is encoded by the coding sequence GTGAATCACCGGCTGACGCACATCGGCGTGTGTGTTCGCGATATCGCAACATCAACCGCGTTCTACTGCACCGCGTTGGGGTTCACCAAGATCGGCGAAATGCATGTCGACGACGAGGCCAGCGCCCGATTACTCGAGGTGCCCGACCTGTCACTGACGCTGGTGTATCTCGAGCGCGACGGGTTCCGCATCGAACTGCTCGGTTACGACACGCCGGAGACGAGCGAAGGCCCACCTCGGCGGATGAACACGCTTGGCTTGACCCATCTCTCATTCCGGGTTACCGACATCGACGGGCTCGCCGAGACGATTGTCGCGCACGGCGGTCAGCTACTCGCCGAGCGCACCGTGACCTTCGGCGGCGGGAATCGCGCAATGATGTTCACCGATCCGGACGGCAATTTCATCGAGCTCGTCGAGCGGGTCACCCCACCGGTGCATGACTGA